The Amblyomma americanum isolate KBUSLIRL-KWMA chromosome 5, ASM5285725v1, whole genome shotgun sequence genome window below encodes:
- the LOC144134792 gene encoding uncharacterized protein LOC144134792, translating to MAEEEEAPLNEQPRSKRNYYVIGGIAVAFLLCCLAVAVFVTLAKRDDVGVTHSPIRTMDRPKGCHCVYVGDSKEKQPSYDLGGYICVCFGDKKIAKNTGGL from the exons GGAAGCACCGCTCAATGAGCAGCCAAGGTCTAAGAGGAACTATTACGTCATCGGCGGCATCGCCGTCGCTTTTCTTCTGTGCTGTTTAGCAGTCGCCGTCTTTG TGACGCTAGCAAAGAGGGACGACGTGGGGGTCACCCACAGTCCAATTAGGACGATGGATCGCCCGAAGGGATGCCACTGCGTGTACGTGGGTGACAGCAAGGAGAAACAACCAAGCTACGACCTCGGTGGCTATATCTGCGTTTGCTTCGGTGATAAGAAGATTGCCAAGAACACCGGCGGTTTGTGA
- the LOC144133959 gene encoding amine sulfotransferase-like, with translation MRNIVFSKQAKYIYVTRNPYDCCVSCYYFLKAVTPKSYHDVTFESFVEKFVSAQLFYCDYFDHLLDWYGLRNEQNVLFLTYEQLKEDTELWILKIADFIGKDHGSALKEDKKLLEKVLELSTVQNMKTVFNYNPHDRIKSLAELSAEKTLKSLDAFRNAPGTKEQMHEGAGFVRKGVVGDWKNHFTPDLLAKTKEWISNKTKGSDVMDLWNSSGLP, from the exons ATGAG AAACATTGTGTTTTCGAAGCAGGCAAAGTATATTTACGTCACAAGAAATCCGTATGACTGCTGCGTTTCCTGCTACTACTTCCTGAAAGCTGTTACACCCAAAAGCTACCATGACGTAACATTTGAGTCATTTGTTGAAAAGTTTGTGTCTGCGCAACTGTTCTATTGTGACTACTTTGATCATCTTCTTGACTGGTACGGACTAAGAAATGAGCAAAACGTTTTATTTCTCACTTATGAGCAACTAAAAGAAGACACAGAGCTGTGGATTCTGAAGATAGCTGACTTTATCGGGAAAGACCATGGCAGCGCATTGAAGGAAGACAAAAAGCTGCTGGAGAAAGTCTTGGAATTATCAACCGTCCAGAACATGAAGACCGTGTTCAACTACAATCCCCATGACCGAATAAAGAGCTTGGCTGAGCTTTCTGCAGAAAAGACGTTAAAGTCCTTGGATGCGTTCAGAAATGCTCCGGGAACGAAAGAGCAAATGCACGAAGGTGCAGGTTTTGTACGGAAAGGAGTTGTGGGAGACTGGAAGAACCACTTCACGCCGGACCTGCTGGCGAAGACGAAGGAATGGATCAGCAACAAGACCAAAGGATCTGATGTTATGGACTTGTGGAATTCCAGCGGCCTCCCGTAA